In Halobaculum magnesiiphilum, the following proteins share a genomic window:
- a CDS encoding DUF7547 family protein → MSNPSRDPGDDEDLAALVSELETTLADLRDELTDRERGAGRDADRRGDRGGGRVERSSADRDRRILDDTRGRRDRPRPPRPPSPGELFRFTSDYTIPTVVAVLEATIEALELLQGVIDLAAPGETPARRNRGRGARGGRRDRRDSRGLARTMLSDAVGEGVTAATDRAAADAADALERLRETLSEADLPEDEESRDLVADARDLSAELERRVRESRETVDRERDRERRADRGSDGGAADDGGPVSIEVGEPDGSGESNEPGEDGDETEDGSDDGPDDVNRSDEDDAPEVDVDAELESIKREVGKGNDDDDKEGDEGNHGDDTDDTDGRGDAADGIDGDADDPTA, encoded by the coding sequence ATGAGTAACCCCTCCCGCGATCCCGGCGACGACGAGGACCTCGCGGCGCTGGTCTCCGAGCTGGAGACGACGCTCGCGGACCTGCGTGACGAGCTCACGGACCGCGAGCGCGGTGCCGGACGCGACGCCGACCGCCGCGGTGACCGCGGTGGCGGCCGCGTCGAACGGTCCTCGGCAGATCGCGACCGACGAATCCTCGACGACACCCGGGGGCGACGGGACCGTCCTCGCCCGCCCCGTCCCCCGTCCCCCGGAGAGTTGTTCCGGTTCACGAGTGATTACACAATTCCGACCGTCGTGGCGGTCCTCGAAGCGACGATCGAGGCGCTCGAACTCCTCCAGGGAGTGATCGATCTGGCCGCCCCGGGGGAGACGCCGGCTCGCAGGAACCGCGGGCGCGGCGCTCGCGGGGGCCGACGCGACCGTCGCGATTCGCGCGGGCTCGCCCGGACGATGCTGTCGGACGCTGTGGGCGAGGGCGTCACCGCCGCGACCGACCGCGCGGCAGCCGACGCGGCAGACGCGCTGGAACGGCTCCGCGAGACGCTCTCGGAGGCGGACCTTCCCGAGGACGAGGAGAGCCGGGACCTGGTCGCCGACGCGCGCGATCTGAGCGCGGAACTGGAGCGCCGGGTCCGCGAGTCCCGCGAGACGGTCGACCGGGAGCGCGACCGCGAACGGCGCGCGGACCGCGGCAGCGACGGGGGAGCCGCCGACGACGGCGGGCCCGTCAGCATCGAGGTCGGCGAGCCTGACGGCTCCGGCGAGTCCAACGAGCCGGGCGAGGACGGGGACGAAACTGAGGACGGATCCGACGACGGACCCGACGATGTGAACCGATCGGACGAGGACGACGCTCCCGAGGTCGACGTGGACGCGGAACTGGAGTCGATCAAGCGGGAGGTCGGGAAAGGGAACGACGACGACGACAAGGAGGGGGACGAGGGGAACCACGGCGACGACACCGACGACACCGACGGCCGCGGGGACGCCGCGGACGGCATCGACGGCGACGCGGACGACCCGACAGCCTGA
- a CDS encoding NADH:flavin oxidoreductase/NADH oxidase, whose translation MVEHLFSPLSLRDTEIPNRVFVSPMCQYSASEGVPTDWHLVHLGSRAVGGAGLVMAEATAVSPQGRITPHDTGIWTDEQADEWARIAEFIDSQGSVPAIQLAHAGRKASTHRPWDGGDPVPIEEGGWEVDAPSGPYPRDGDEHPTNSLSTAGIEGVIEDFRAAAERALAAGFEVAEVHAAHGYLLHEFCSPVANDRDDEYGGSFENRTRLVREVTEAVREVWPDDKPVFVRISATDWIDDRESWDVEQSARLAPLLAEAGADLLDVSAGGISPAQEVPYAGPSYQLPYAEAIREHVAEVGADIAVASVGGITEPEQAEAIVANDRADAVLMAREFLRSPYWPLHAADELDEEIEWPVQYRRAKPR comes from the coding sequence ATGGTCGAACACCTGTTCTCCCCGCTTTCGTTGCGCGACACCGAGATCCCCAATCGCGTGTTCGTCTCGCCGATGTGCCAGTACTCGGCGAGCGAGGGCGTGCCGACCGACTGGCATCTCGTCCACCTCGGATCGCGCGCGGTCGGCGGGGCCGGCCTCGTGATGGCCGAGGCGACGGCGGTCTCGCCACAGGGTCGGATCACGCCCCACGACACGGGGATCTGGACCGACGAGCAGGCCGACGAGTGGGCCCGGATCGCGGAGTTCATCGACTCACAGGGGTCGGTGCCCGCGATCCAGTTGGCTCACGCCGGGCGAAAGGCGTCCACCCACCGGCCCTGGGACGGCGGCGATCCCGTCCCGATCGAGGAGGGCGGCTGGGAGGTCGACGCGCCGTCGGGGCCGTACCCCCGCGACGGCGACGAACACCCGACGAACAGCCTCTCGACGGCCGGGATCGAGGGCGTGATCGAGGACTTCCGCGCGGCCGCCGAGCGCGCGCTGGCGGCCGGCTTCGAGGTCGCCGAGGTGCACGCGGCCCACGGCTACCTGCTCCACGAGTTCTGCTCGCCGGTCGCCAACGACCGCGACGACGAGTACGGCGGCTCCTTCGAGAACCGCACCCGGCTCGTGCGCGAGGTGACGGAGGCGGTGCGCGAGGTGTGGCCCGACGACAAGCCCGTGTTCGTTCGGATCTCGGCGACAGACTGGATCGACGACCGCGAGTCGTGGGACGTCGAGCAGTCGGCCCGGCTCGCCCCGCTGCTGGCCGAGGCCGGCGCCGACCTGCTGGACGTGAGCGCGGGCGGTATCTCGCCCGCACAGGAGGTACCCTACGCGGGCCCGAGCTATCAGCTCCCGTACGCCGAGGCGATCCGCGAGCACGTCGCGGAGGTCGGCGCCGACATCGCGGTCGCCTCCGTGGGCGGCATCACCGAGCCGGAACAGGCCGAGGCGATCGTCGCGAACGACCGCGCGGACGCCGTGCTCATGGCCCGGGAGTTCCTCCGGTCGCCGTACTGGCCGCTGCACGCGGCCGACGAACTCGACGAGGAGATCGAGTGGCCCGTGCAGTACCGCCGAGCGAAGCCGCGCTGA
- a CDS encoding OB-fold domain-containing protein, with amino-acid sequence MSDERADERSESANGAGSGATRDDAPAFEAARYPDGSITYPAHPVGPGGEAPVDTVDLSEYTAEVITWTTSTATPPGVREPNHVAIVEFDVDGEPVRAIGQATTGDIEIGDEVEPVYCEELRDPDAGIREPASQEWDGFRFRPVE; translated from the coding sequence ATGAGCGACGAACGCGCGGACGAGCGGAGCGAGTCCGCGAACGGAGCGGGGAGCGGAGCGACCCGCGACGACGCGCCCGCCTTCGAGGCCGCGCGCTACCCGGACGGGTCGATCACCTATCCCGCCCACCCGGTCGGCCCGGGCGGCGAAGCGCCGGTCGACACCGTCGACCTCTCTGAGTACACCGCCGAGGTGATCACCTGGACCACGTCGACGGCGACGCCGCCGGGCGTACGAGAGCCGAACCACGTCGCGATCGTCGAGTTCGACGTGGACGGCGAGCCCGTTCGCGCCATCGGACAGGCGACGACCGGCGACATCGAGATCGGCGACGAGGTCGAGCCGGTGTACTGCGAGGAGCTTCGCGACCCCGACGCGGGCATCCGCGAGCCCGCCAGCCAGGAGTGGGACGGCTTCCGGTTCCGTCCCGTCGAGTGA
- a CDS encoding carbon-nitrogen hydrolase family protein: MPTVAVPQLSVANLDTAANLDAVAERVAALPDRVAVALFPEYALTGFVADERARAVALDRDGPELDRLRSVAAANDLAIVAGYLERAASDNRLYNALAYVAPDGDTTVYRKRHLRGSEADVVTAGDERVVVETPAGSTGLVTCYDLNVVGDSAAFAADRVDALFVAGAWPAAHSENWRLLLRARALDGVRWVVGAGWTGARDVPDAPETVYAGRSAVVRPDGAVAAALNRDERDLIADLDPEVLAEQREFIPVLDAAGNDDLHTPNPRSGSRNDNGV; encoded by the coding sequence GTGCCAACCGTCGCCGTCCCCCAGTTGTCCGTCGCCAATCTGGACACCGCGGCAAACCTCGACGCCGTCGCCGAGCGCGTCGCCGCCCTGCCGGACCGCGTCGCCGTCGCGCTGTTCCCGGAGTACGCGCTGACGGGCTTCGTCGCCGACGAACGCGCCCGAGCGGTCGCCCTCGACCGCGACGGGCCGGAACTCGACCGGCTCCGGTCGGTCGCGGCCGCCAATGACCTCGCCATTGTCGCGGGCTACCTCGAACGCGCCGCGAGCGACAACCGGCTGTACAACGCCCTCGCGTACGTCGCCCCCGACGGCGACACGACCGTCTACCGCAAGCGACACCTCCGGGGGAGCGAGGCGGACGTGGTGACCGCCGGCGACGAGCGTGTCGTCGTCGAGACGCCCGCGGGGTCGACGGGGCTCGTCACCTGCTACGACCTGAACGTCGTCGGCGACAGCGCCGCCTTCGCGGCCGACCGGGTCGACGCGCTGTTCGTCGCCGGCGCGTGGCCGGCGGCCCACTCGGAGAACTGGCGACTCCTGTTGCGCGCCCGGGCGCTCGACGGCGTTCGCTGGGTCGTCGGCGCCGGGTGGACCGGCGCGCGCGACGTACCGGACGCACCCGAAACGGTCTACGCCGGGCGGTCGGCGGTCGTCCGTCCGGACGGCGCCGTCGCCGCGGCGCTGAACCGCGACGAGCGCGACCTGATCGCCGACCTCGACCCCGAAGTGCTCGCCGAACAGCGCGAGTTCATCCCGGTTCTCGACGCGGCCGGGAACGACGACCTCCACACCCCGAATCCGCGTTCTGGTTCCCGAAACGATAACGGTGTTTAG
- the dpsA gene encoding DNA starvation/stationary phase protection protein DpsA — MSTQKRVLKSAGDVEGSEALRMDAEKAEQIIDALNTDLAATYVLYHQLRKHHWNVEGAEFRDLHIFLGEAAENAEAFADELAERVQALGGVPHASMTTLQEEAPIEPEDEDVYDIRTSLANDMEMYGDIIETLREHVELADGLGDPTTGEILRENIVQVEEDAHHIEHYLEDDTLVTEGTMQ; from the coding sequence ATGAGTACTCAAAAGCGTGTGCTGAAGTCCGCCGGCGATGTCGAGGGAAGCGAAGCGCTTCGGATGGACGCCGAGAAGGCCGAGCAGATCATCGACGCGCTCAACACCGACCTCGCGGCGACGTACGTGCTGTACCACCAGCTGCGCAAGCATCACTGGAACGTGGAGGGCGCGGAGTTCCGCGACCTGCACATCTTCCTCGGCGAGGCCGCCGAGAACGCCGAGGCGTTCGCCGACGAACTCGCCGAGCGCGTGCAGGCCCTGGGCGGCGTCCCGCACGCGTCCATGACGACGCTGCAGGAGGAGGCCCCTATCGAGCCCGAGGACGAGGACGTCTACGACATCCGCACGTCGCTGGCGAACGACATGGAGATGTACGGCGACATCATCGAGACGCTGCGCGAGCACGTCGAGCTCGCCGACGGCCTCGGCGACCCCACGACCGGCGAGATCCTCCGCGAGAACATCGTGCAGGTCGAGGAGGACGCCCACCACATCGAGCACTACCTCGAGGACGACACCCTCGTCACCGAGGGGACGATGCAGTAA
- a CDS encoding DUF7548 family protein produces the protein MNLAESAPAAGVAACLALLVVLAAPFLLIADAGTGLGVYYASGTVGAAGVAFLAILLVVVFLSGRQERRPADTVAGVALVAGVGLLALAIAWALAVDVQNLYSFPQSATWILWHRWLVVGVAALVPLSAGAFASAVV, from the coding sequence ATGAACCTCGCCGAGTCCGCGCCCGCGGCGGGCGTCGCAGCCTGCCTCGCGCTGTTGGTCGTGTTGGCCGCGCCGTTCCTCCTCATCGCCGACGCCGGTACGGGGCTGGGCGTCTACTACGCCTCCGGAACCGTCGGCGCCGCCGGCGTCGCGTTCCTCGCGATCCTCCTCGTCGTCGTCTTCCTCTCGGGTCGCCAGGAGCGCCGGCCGGCCGACACCGTCGCCGGCGTCGCGCTCGTCGCCGGCGTCGGCCTGCTGGCGCTGGCGATCGCGTGGGCGCTCGCCGTCGACGTTCAGAACCTCTACTCGTTCCCGCAGTCGGCGACGTGGATCCTCTGGCACCGCTGGCTCGTCGTCGGCGTCGCGGCGCTTGTCCCCCTCAGCGCGGGCGCGTTCGCCAGCGCCGTCGTGTAG
- a CDS encoding thiolase domain-containing protein gives MEDVAIVGASMTPFGQRDAWIRELLAEAGQACLEDAGVSADAVDHLYVSNMASGEFEGQTGVPNALAHDLQAVPAYTARIDQTSSSGGAGIYAAWQSVASGASDMTLLVGGEKMTHRTTAEATDVIASLTHPCEYKHGLTLPSFAGLTARLYLETYDAPRESLGKVAVKNHRNGVDNPHAQFRKEVDLDTVLDSPIVADPLRLYDFCPITDGSAALLLCPVSVAEEYADEYVTVAGIGGATDTHVVHERADPTTMRGVVESSDRAYEMADLSPDDVDVAELHDMFTILEFLQFEDLGFAEKGEGWKAVEEGRTDRDGELPINTSGGLKSKGHPLGASGVAQAYEIVQQLRGEAGKRQVDADVGLACNVGGFGNCVTTAIFEGVDA, from the coding sequence ATGGAAGACGTCGCAATCGTCGGCGCGTCGATGACCCCGTTCGGGCAACGCGACGCGTGGATCCGGGAGCTGTTGGCGGAGGCCGGACAGGCGTGCCTCGAGGACGCGGGCGTGTCGGCCGACGCCGTCGACCACCTGTACGTTTCGAACATGGCGAGCGGCGAGTTCGAGGGGCAAACCGGCGTCCCGAACGCGCTCGCACACGACCTCCAGGCAGTGCCGGCCTACACCGCCCGCATCGACCAGACCTCCTCCTCGGGCGGCGCGGGCATCTACGCGGCCTGGCAGTCGGTCGCCTCCGGCGCCTCCGACATGACGCTGCTCGTCGGCGGCGAGAAGATGACCCACCGGACGACCGCGGAGGCGACCGACGTGATCGCCTCGCTCACGCACCCCTGCGAGTACAAACACGGGCTCACGCTCCCGAGCTTCGCGGGGCTCACCGCCCGGCTGTACCTGGAAACGTACGACGCCCCGCGCGAGAGCCTCGGGAAGGTCGCCGTCAAGAACCACCGGAACGGCGTCGACAACCCGCACGCGCAGTTCCGCAAGGAGGTCGACCTCGACACCGTGCTCGACTCGCCCATCGTCGCCGACCCGCTCCGGCTGTACGACTTCTGTCCGATCACCGACGGGTCGGCGGCGCTCCTCCTGTGTCCCGTCTCCGTCGCCGAGGAGTACGCCGACGAGTACGTCACGGTTGCGGGCATCGGCGGCGCGACCGACACCCACGTCGTCCACGAGCGCGCGGACCCGACGACGATGCGCGGGGTCGTCGAGTCGAGCGATCGGGCCTACGAAATGGCCGACCTGTCGCCCGACGACGTGGACGTGGCGGAGCTGCACGACATGTTCACGATCCTCGAGTTCCTCCAGTTCGAGGACCTCGGGTTCGCCGAGAAGGGCGAAGGGTGGAAGGCCGTCGAGGAGGGTCGCACCGACCGCGACGGCGAGTTGCCGATCAACACCTCCGGCGGCCTGAAGTCGAAGGGCCACCCGCTGGGCGCCTCCGGCGTCGCGCAGGCGTACGAGATCGTCCAACAGCTCCGCGGCGAGGCCGGGAAGCGACAGGTCGACGCCGACGTGGGCCTCGCGTGCAACGTGGGCGGCTTCGGGAACTGCGTTACCACCGCGATCTTCGAGGGGGTGGACGCATGA
- a CDS encoding DUF7111 family protein, with the protein MSSVDADGITATYEETETERLLTFERDGRRAAVAQNIEGYAMLKVREGGAGGDELERYYGFDMALDHVAELLGVAVHDLPVPEDAEDMGM; encoded by the coding sequence ATGAGCAGCGTCGATGCCGACGGCATCACCGCGACGTACGAGGAGACGGAGACCGAGCGCCTGCTGACGTTCGAACGCGACGGGCGCCGCGCCGCCGTGGCGCAGAACATCGAGGGGTACGCCATGTTGAAGGTGCGCGAGGGCGGCGCCGGCGGCGACGAACTGGAACGCTACTACGGCTTCGACATGGCGCTGGATCACGTCGCGGAGCTGCTCGGCGTCGCGGTCCACGACCTTCCGGTTCCCGAGGACGCCGAGGACATGGGAATGTAG
- a CDS encoding HEAT repeat domain-containing protein → MSDDDPAEESGDPEDAEETELVPEVSAEDLDTRLDETAEALEAAETEADLDDVEADLDDIEEDLERAELPEPDEDDEDAEDPREELESRLSDQRDDLEEQRGPYASDVVDDIESARATIADTRWTEAGEADLPGVVDEFLAAVTDALDADLDRTGDDDLESLADALDDAVAAVEDADLDADEDADTIAALLEATDALETGVDDAEEWDDLETHEQLQAQGFYDVLGHYKDFPPELAALKEHEQQGNVEMVLLALDSLQSEFMEEHCLDALTRMNDEGAFEAMHQRAQKRDQPAIRALGKMAAENAVETLVEYVDSDSNPALQKVTFKALGEIGHADAVQPLANKLAMDNDEVRPYAARALGLIGDARAVDPLADAAADDESDNVRAAALWALRQIGTEDALEAAAEFDDDRAFIVQTEAEKARDALDAAGEGEEVAA, encoded by the coding sequence ATGAGCGACGACGACCCGGCCGAGGAGTCAGGCGACCCCGAGGACGCCGAGGAGACGGAACTCGTCCCCGAGGTGTCCGCGGAGGATCTCGACACTCGGCTGGACGAGACCGCCGAGGCGCTCGAGGCCGCCGAGACCGAAGCCGACCTCGACGATGTCGAAGCCGACCTCGACGACATCGAGGAGGACCTCGAACGCGCCGAGCTCCCGGAACCGGACGAGGACGACGAGGACGCGGAGGACCCGCGCGAGGAGTTGGAGTCGCGCCTCTCCGACCAGCGTGACGACCTCGAAGAGCAGCGTGGCCCCTACGCGTCCGACGTGGTCGACGACATCGAATCGGCGCGGGCGACGATCGCCGATACGCGCTGGACGGAGGCGGGAGAGGCCGACCTCCCCGGCGTCGTCGACGAGTTCCTCGCCGCGGTGACCGACGCGCTCGATGCGGATCTCGACCGCACGGGCGACGACGACCTCGAGTCGCTGGCCGACGCGCTCGACGACGCCGTCGCGGCCGTCGAGGACGCTGACTTGGACGCCGACGAGGACGCCGACACCATCGCCGCCCTGCTCGAGGCGACTGACGCGCTGGAGACGGGCGTCGACGACGCCGAGGAGTGGGACGACCTCGAAACGCACGAACAGCTCCAGGCGCAGGGATTCTACGACGTACTCGGGCACTACAAGGACTTCCCGCCTGAGCTTGCGGCGCTGAAGGAGCACGAGCAGCAGGGCAACGTCGAGATGGTGCTGCTCGCGCTCGACTCCCTGCAGTCGGAGTTCATGGAGGAGCACTGTCTGGACGCGCTCACGCGGATGAACGACGAGGGCGCCTTCGAGGCCATGCACCAGCGCGCACAGAAGCGCGACCAGCCCGCGATCCGCGCGCTCGGCAAGATGGCCGCCGAGAACGCCGTCGAGACGCTCGTCGAGTACGTCGACTCCGACTCGAACCCCGCCCTGCAGAAGGTGACGTTCAAGGCGCTCGGCGAGATCGGCCACGCCGACGCCGTCCAGCCGCTCGCGAACAAGCTCGCCATGGACAACGACGAGGTGCGCCCCTATGCGGCCCGCGCGCTGGGGCTCATCGGCGACGCCCGCGCGGTCGACCCGCTGGCGGACGCCGCGGCCGACGACGAGAGCGACAACGTCCGCGCGGCCGCCCTGTGGGCGCTGCGCCAGATCGGCACCGAGGACGCGCTGGAGGCGGCCGCCGAGTTCGACGACGACCGTGCGTTCATCGTGCAGACGGAGGCCGAGAAGGCCCGCGACGCCCTCGACGCC